CTCGATACCCTTACTATACTGACGAGAATCTTGATAAAAAGCTGCCAAGTGCATTAAGATTTTTATGTTTTTAGGCTCTAGGCGTAAACATAGTTCAGCCAAATCTGATGCTAACGTAGGCCGCCTCAACGAGTAAGCAATACTTATGGCTGCAAGCATTATCACATCAGTAAATGCTTCAGGTGGATGGGCATGGCCTAAGCAAGCTTCAACAAATTTTAGAATTGATGGCTCACCAGGAGCGTAATCTAAAATACTTTCCAGAACTTGTAACAATAAATTGGCATCGGCTACCAATTCCTCGGTTGACAGAAAATTAATAATTCCTAAAGATGTTAAATCTTCATCTGTAAATTTTTCAACATTGATAGAAAGCTGAATTATATGCAGTAGGTTATTGATATCTCTGGGAGAAACTTGCCTCATATGCTGCCGGATAGCCCAAGCCATTTGATAGTCTGCAAAAGACTCCCGCCGCTCGGCTTCTGTTTGCAAAACCTTCACCAGGTCTGATGTCCACAGTTCGACTTTCTCTGGATCGCCCTGTGCCATTCCCAGCCACCAAGCTGTCTGAGCTTCGGTTTCTTGCCCTTGCAGCAGAAGCAGTAGCCCCAAATACCAGTAGTGGGACTTCACATCTGGTTCTGCCTCAATTGCCTGCTCATACAGGCTTGCAGCCATCGTGTAGTCCCCTTGAATGAGGAGCTGATGTGCTTGGTATTGCCAATTATCAATATTAGCTATACTATTTACGTCGGTCATATAATTTTGCAAACAGCCACAAAATAATGCTGTAATACCTGCTAGTTTTTGCGCAATGATACCAAGTCGCCTTTGATTGTCATTATGCGCAAACCGTTTTCCCTCTAGCGGCTCGGATATGTTAAAACTTCCCGAACTGCATAGCGTACTGCGTTCGGACTGGCCTTAAACAATAATATCATTCCCAACTTGGTATGATGAAAAATTAGGTTTAGATGCCATATGAATATGTCAACTATTTCATTATGCTGACAATTCAAAGGAGCGGACAGGCGTCCTATCCGCTCCTTTGGAAAAACCAACCCTAAGTTGCTTTTGCAAACGTATCTAAGAAGTATAGACTATTACTTAACTTGGTTTTGAGAACCATTACACGCTGTACCACTCGTTGGGTCGTCTGCGGTGTCTTTTGCTGGCGTTTTCTGTTCGCACAAGATAGCAACACTGGTTGCTTCACTGGTACTACCTGAAGGGTACAGTTCCACCCGTCCCGCATAGCCTTTCAGGGCTGCAAAGTTTGATTTAGCCTTGCTGATCGCAAAGTTGCCTGCAATAGTGGTGGCAGTGGTTCCGTCTGTGGTGTACTTGTAGTTTACAGTGCTAGTGTTAATACCAACACCCAAGTCTGAGATCGTGTCACTAAAGTTGGAATTCTCTGTGTAGTAAGCCTGTTGGCCTTTATTGAGCGTACCTACATAGGTTTTAGCTTCCGACTGCTTACCTTTGTTCGCTTGGCTGAGGAATGAGGGTAGAGCAATAGCAGCCAGAATACCGATGATAATAATAACGACCAGCAGTTCAATCAGGGTGAAACCTTGATCTTGCTTTTTCTTGTTGAGGTGTTGCAGGAACTTGGCTTGTAAATCGAGTTTCATAGAAGTTTCTCCTTGGGGGGGGGATGCTTGATTTCTCGCTTCTAGATTTAACTTACCCACTTCCACTCGATTTCATATCACCCCCTGCAAATTTTTTTTTGTAGTGCCCAAGATGTAATGATGGAGCAGTAGATTCTCTTGCTGTTTTTCTCCTATGCCTGTTTGCCCTATTTGTGCCTCTTGCCAAACGGTCAAAAATGGTCGCATCCACAACGGTAAACAACGGTTCAAATGCCAGGACTGCGGACGACAGTTTGTGGAACAACCAACTAAAAAAGTGATTGACCAAGCGACACGGGAACTGATTAATCGCTTGCTGCTAGAACGTATTTCTCTTGCTGGCATTGCCCGTGCTGTCCAGGTTTCAGAACAATGGTTGCTTTCCCTATGTCAATGAGAAATATGCCAAGGTGCCCCGAAGCGTGCAGGTGACACCTAAAAAAAGGGGAGGCTAACGATTCAATGCGATGAGTTATGGTCATTTGTGGACAACCGAGGTAATAAGCAATGGGTCTGGTTGGCGCTTGATGCACAGACCCGTGAGATTGTAGGGGTTTACATTGGCGCACGCGATGAAGCCGCAGCCTGCAAATTATGGGAATCTTTGCCTCCTGTCTATCGCCAATGTGCGGTGGCTTATACGGATTTTTGGGCAGCGTATGGGGCAGTGTTCCCGAGCAAACGACATCTCACTGTCGGCAAGGAAACCGGAAAAACCAACAAAATCGAGCGCTTCAACAATACATTGAGACAACGTGTATCCCGATTAGTGCGAAAAACCTTGTCCTTTTCCAAATCGTTGGAAAATCACATTAGTGCCATCTGGTATTTCATCCATCACTACAATGCATCATTACTTGTGTAGCACTACCTTTTTTTTCTCTAATCCTCCGGGGGTAAGCGTTCGAGCAGTACATACCCAAAACTCTCTAGCCTGGACAGCAGACTGGCGATCGCCTCCATTGCTTCCGGCTCACTAATAGGCTCCAACGTCACGGGCTGCAAGGGACTCAACGAATGATACCGCTTTGCCAGCGATACCGCAGACTGCGCCCCCTCCAGCAGGGGTAGGAGACATGATGCCATCGTACTTTCCACTAGCAGAGTCTTGTTACCCACAGACAGATGCCGATTCATCTCAAACAGTTGTGAATTGTTCAGGCGTGCAATCAGGTCTTCTTTAAACGTCTGAGTTCTGAGTTGAGGATGTAAATGCGCCCCTACTTGGAGCCAGTCTTCTGTTGTCCACTCAGCAACTGGCACAAAGGATTTATCCTCGGAAGGATGACCGCACCAAAAGTCAAGCAGACGATGCGCAGGATGTAGCAGGTCAAATAGATGCAGCCGTTGTTCTATGGAAATTTCTGGCAGGGTTAATCCTAAAAATATTGGCAAGTTATCCGGTTCTTTGAACAAGTCCATCAATTCCCACGAGCGCCAATCCACCATACTAACAAACTCTAAATCGGCAGCTCTCAATGCCGAAAACATTTCAGGAATGCTATAACCTTTATCACCCTGTAATAAATGATTCATTAAAATCATCTCGTCGTCTTTTTCCAATTCAGCTCTCCAAGTTATTTGCTTCAACAAGACATCATCTTTCAGCGATCTCATCGTTTCCCGAACCAATTCAATTTCGTCTTTTCCTGGGTTGGCATCCATCAATTCCATCATTTTGAATACTTCTTGAGCGCGGAACAAACCAACACGCTCCAGTGCCGAATGCAAATTGGTACGGATAATACCATCGCGCTTCAAAACTGACTTCATTGCTTGCAACCCAGCCACAGGATCGGGCAGCAGGTAGAGAACCTCATCATTGTTAATGTAGTCAAATTCAATACCCAAGCTGGGTATTTCATCGATTGAAAGAGCATAGAATTCTGCTTTATCGAATCCGTGATACTGCAATCGTTTTCTCGCTAGCTTGATAGATTCTTCTGATATATCAATCCCCACGATTTTCGCGCCTGGATTCGCTTCTGCCAAAATCAGAGACGTGTAACCGCTGCCGCAGCCTGCATCTAATATCGCTTTATTCTCGTTATCTATAACTTGTTGATTCCTTAAATAGTAAGCTGTAATAAGGTTATGAATATACAGCTTATTGTGCTTCTTTGCAGATGTTTCTAGGGGAATCCTAGGATACGGAGAAGTTTCAAATTGCTGACGTATTTTGTCTATGAACTCAGCTGATTGTTTTTCCATGTTTGTTTATCTCCAATTCTTTTTTATATTACTTTGAATTGACTAGACGGGGCACTTAACCTTAAGTATTTCCATTTTTAGCTTAAAAGTAAACTAAGCTAAGCTGCATACCCCGCTTTTTCCCAGATTTCCATTTCTAGCGAACACAGTTATAATAAATAAAACGTAGTCGTTATGAGTTCATATAATTTACATGGCAAACGCAACTGTAGAGAACTTGGTGATTATCGGCTCTGGCCCTGCTGGGTATACCGCTGCCATATATGCGGCGCGGGCCAACCTGAAACCCTTTGTGTTTGAAGGCTTTCAAGCTGGGGGGCTACCCGGCGGGCAGCTAATGACCACGACGGAAGTCGAGAATTTTCCTGGTTTTCCAGAGGGGATTACGGGGCCGGAATTGATGGATAGAATGAAAGCGCAGGCAGAGCGCTGGGGGGCTGAGTTAGTAACCGAAGATGTAATATCGGTTGACTTGAGCCAGCGTCCTTTTATTGTCCGCTCTGAGGAACGGGAAGTGAGAACTCACAGCATTGTAATTGCAACTGGCGCGACGGCGAAACGGTTAGGGCTACCCAGCGAGCATGACTTTTGGAGTCGGGGGATTTCGGCTTGCGCTATCTGCGATGGTGCAACTCCGATTTTTCACGGCGCGGAACTCGCTGTGGTTGGAGGGGGTGACTCTGCGGCGGAAGAATCGGTTTACCTTACCAAGTATGGCTCTCACGTTCATATGCTGGTGCGGGGAGAGAAGATGCGGGCAAGTAAAGCCATGCAGGATCGCGTTTTGAATAACCCCAAAATTACGGTTCACTGGAACAGCCAGCCAATTGATGTCCTGGGTGAAAATGACCGGATGAATGGGGTGAAACTCCTGAATACTAAGACTGGTGAGGAGAGCAATCTGGCGGTGAAGGGGTTGTTCTACGCGGTTGGTCATAAACCCAACACTTCTCTATTTAAGGGTCAGCTGGAACTAGACGAAGTGGGTTACATCGTAACTAAACATGGTTCCGTAGAAACCAGCATCGAGGGTGTCTTTGCTGCTGGCGATGTACAAGACCATGAGTATCGTCAGGCAATTACTGCGGCGGGTACTGGTTGTATGGCGGCAATGTTAGCAGAACGTTGGCTTTCTGTTAATAATCTGATCCAGGAGTATCGCCAGCAGATGCAGACATCTGAAACACCGGATACACCTACAAAGCCTGGTGCTGAGAAAGCTAATCTAACACCAGAGGAGGCGTTTGATCCGAATGCCACACGGCATGAGGGGGGCTATGCGTTGCGGAAGCTTTACCATGATAGCGATCGCCTGCTCGTGGTCAAATACGTCTCCCCCAACTGTGGGCCTTGCCATACCCTCAAGCCCATCTTAAACAAAGTGGTAGATGAATTTGACGGTAAAATTCACTTTGTAGAAATTGACATCGACAAAGAGCGGGAAATTGCCGAGAATGGTGGTGTCACCGGGACGCCCACAGTGCAGTTCTTTAAGAACAAAGACTTAGTGGCTGAACTAAAAGGCGTCAAGCAAAAGAGCCAGTTCCGTCAGGTTATTGAACAATATCTGTAGAGATATCCTAGAAATCAGGTGCAGATAAGTTTTAGGCTCAAGCGGTTTTCCCCCACCAAAAGCCCCTCTGTCTGATTCATGAGGTTCTACCGCCGCCTTTTTATGGGCTGTTCCTGTAATTTAGCTACTTGGTATAGTAATGAACGTGGGCAGCCCTTTCCACTTTCCAACCCCTGCCTATCCTGCTTTTTGACAACGCACTTTTAGAGAGTACTCCCCAAAGCTGTAAGCAATCAGTAAATAGCGAATATAGTAAGGATACTAAGGTGCGTTCTACAATCTAACGATAAATTAATGTTTCCTTCTACACAGACTAGGGCGCTCGAATATGACAACAGACATTAAAAAACTCCACTTGGGATGTGGAAGAAATATTTTAGAAGGTTGGATAAATTTAGACTATATATCTCTTACTGGTGTTGATATTGTTGCCGATCTAGATGATTGCCGAAATCAAAAGTTGCCTTTTGAAGATAATAGCATTGATGAATTTTTAGCCAGCCATTTAATTGAGCATTTACACAATCCTTTGCCTTTTATGGAAGAAATTCATAGGATTGCGAAACAAGATGCTAAGGCCGTATTTAGAGTTCCTTATGGAGCGAGTGATGATGCTTTTGAAGATCCAACTCATGTAAGACAATATTTTTTAAATTCTTTTCAATATTTTGAGCAGCTAGCCTATTGGAGAGCAGACTATGGATACAGAGGAGACTGGTTAACAGAAAAGATATTTTTAAGGGTTGAAGCTGATAGACATGAAGGAGAAACAACAGAAGAAATCTTGTGGCAAGTCCACACCTTTAGAAATATCGTCAAAGAAATGATTGTTGAGTTGAGAGCTATTAAGCCTATACGAGAGCCCCAAAAGGAATTGTATATTCCGCCTAAAATTGAAATTATTTTACTTTAAAATAATAACTACATTGTTATTATGTTGCGATCAAGGTATAGATATGGCCCCCGGATCCGAACGGCGTAAAGATAGTATAAAGGCGAGGTACATAGTATGGACAAACTCCTAGATGCTTCCCCCAAGCCCATCTTGTCTCTTTGCATGATTGTTAAGAATGAACGTGAGAATTTGCCGCGGTGTTTAGCTAGCGTTAAATCTTATGTCGATGAAATAATTGTGGTAGACACTGGGTCTCAGGATAATACACCCGAAATAGCGCTAAAATATGGTGCAAAGATTAGCTATTTTGAGTGGTGCGATGATTTTGCCGCTGCTCGTAATTATGCTATTTCCCAGGCAGCTGGTGAGTGGATTTTAATGTTGGATGCTGACGAAGAGTTAGTCGTTAAGTCAAATAATTTTCGAGAGAAACTAACTTACAAATCGAAAATTATTGCATATTCATTGAGCCTAAAGGATGCCTATGATGGTGCTAAGATCATAGGAGGATGGCATGTAAGGCTGTTCCGTAACCTTACAGATATCACGTATGTAGGCCGCTTCCACGAGTTTTTGAAGTATCAGAACCAAAGTATTAGTCAGGATCAATGCAGCTACCTAGAAGAAAGTCTGGCTATTTTGCATTATGGCTATGGCAAAGGGAAGTTATTACAAAAACATATAAACCGGAATATCCCTCTTTTGGAAAGCATTAGACAGGAAGAAGGTCTCGATCTAATGCTTTTGCATGCCCTTGCCGAAGCGTATCAGAAAACCCAACAGATGGAAAAGGTCAAAGAATGTTACTCAGACGCCTGGGAAAAGCTGCTTCCAAGTCTGCTTGATGGAACTCGACCCCAAGAATTTCGTTCAGTTACAACCTGGGCCTACAACCTGGGATTAGAGGCACTTAAACAGAAGGATTATGAAACTGTAAGATTACTTTGTCATAGAGGGCTTGAATGGTGTCCAAATTTCCCACCTCTGCTCCAACTCGGTGGTATAACTTTAGCGGAATTAGGATTTCTACTAGGGGCAATTCCCTACTTTGAGAGGTGTCTTCAATTAGGCCAAGACGGCAGCTACTACAAAGGAGAACCCTTTAACCCAAATGTTATGACAAGCCACGCTGCTTACAATCTCGGTTGCGTCTATATGGATATGCAACACTGGCAGGAGGCATTAGCGGCGTTTGAACTAGCGCTTTCTTTTGATGCTAACTTCATAGCAGCAAGGGAAAAAATAGACAAAATTAAAGAAGTCTTAGATACTCAAGCATAGCTTTAACCAAACAATTTATCGATGACTCTTACTAAGCGATCGCTCCCCCGATTTTTGCGTTTTTCAGGGCGTCCCAGTCTCTCTATGCAGATGATGGCGGTGGGATTGGTTATTACTCTAATGTTTGTGCTGATAGCAATATTTGCTCCCATGTTTCAGGCTTGGGGATGGTTGCAAAATCCCCTCGAGCAACTCAGTAACCCAATTCACGAAGCACCCTCCGCACGTCATTGGTTTGGCACAAGTCGCCAAGGCTACGATGTTTTCTCGCGGACGTTGTATGGTAGCCAAGCCGCCTTGCAAGTGGTGATTCTGGCTACGGCGCTGAGTCTAGTAGTGGGTGTTCCCCTTGGCTTACTCAGCGGTTATGTGGGGGGAAGGATAGATCGAGTGCTGCTGTTTTTGATGGATACAATTTATACTCTGCCGGGGTTGCTGCTGTCAGTAACGCTGGCTTTTGTAGTGGGGCGGGGGGTATTGAATGCAGCGATCGCGTTAAGCATTTCCTACATCCCCCAATACTACCGCGTCGTCCGCAACCACACCGCCAGCGTAAAAACCGAACTCTTCATCGAAGCCGCTCAAGCAATGGGCGCATCCACCTGGACGGTTCTCTCGCGCTACCTGTTTCTCAACGTAATTCAGAGCGTGCCCGTACTCTTCACCCTCAACGCCGCCGATGCCATTTTAATACTAGGCAGCTTGGGATTTCTGGGCTTGGGCTTGCCTCTGGGAACGCCAGAATGGGGTCAAGATTTACGCGAGGCTCTCAACGCCCTCCCTACGGGAATTTGGTGGACAGCGCTTTTCCCTGGGTTGGCGCTGACACTCATGGTGGTGGGATTGTCTCTAGTAGGAGAGGGCTTGAGCGAGTTTGTCAATCCCCGGCTGCGGCGAGAAAATTGGAACCAAAAATCCCCTGAGTAAAGTCAATTATCTTAGTAATAGTAAGGTGGGCAATGCCCACACTAAACAAACTGGCTATTTTTCTAATTGGAGATTTTAATGAAAGACAATATTTCCTTAGTTGGCGCCGCCGCGGGTGGTTTTATGCTTTCCATCGCCGTCGCTGGCATACTAAGGGCGGCTCCAGTGACATCCCCGCAGGCGCAACCAAGTCTCACTTCAACCCAAGTGGCTCAGTTGCACATCAAACCCGGTCATCCGGATGAAGAGGTTAATTATAACCTTAGTCAAATGTTGTCTGCGGAAAATTAACTGCGGGTCATTCCACAAATTTAGGGAGCTAGAAATAGTTTTCGCAGCTTGAGAGAAAAAAACAAAAAAGCTCTAGGGTAGCCAGGAATATTTTATGTGGGCAATACCGAAAACCGATTGGGCAAACTTTGGGTAATACCTAACCTGATGAGTTCGGTTGAGCGAACGCTGAAAAAACATGATTATTAGCTCAAAAAACTGGTGTTTGAATTAGCCAAAAAGCAGTATTAAGGGGAATTTGTCGTAAGTTCAACTATGTATTGTTCGATTAGCGCCGCAGTTTGATAGTCTGCCATTGCTTCTCGTCGCGTTGCTTCTTTTTGTAGCACTTGCACTATTTCTGCCGTCCACAAATTGACTTGCTCTGTATCTGCCTCCATCATTGGTAACATCCAGGTAGCTTGGGCTTGTGCTTCTTGCCCTTGCAAAAGGAATGTCAACCCTAGATGCCAGTAGTTGGACATTACCTCTGGACACGCCTCAATCGCCTCCTCGTAGAAAGTCGTTGCTTGACTATATTTACCGTGAATTAAACATTGGTATGCCTGCTGCTGCAAATCGGCAGAAATAGCAGTTTTTGCCTGAATACTGCTTAACCATTCAACCCACTTCCCAGCGCGAACTGACCAAGTATATTCGCTATTAACGTAATTAACCTGCCGCCGAAGATGAGATTCGGCATTTGTGCTGTCCGCTGCGGTACATTCTCTAATAACCTGGACAGTCTCTTCAAAAAAACGGTTTTTGTATGCTTCCCAGCCGCCTTCAATAGGTATTAAACGGGCAAATCCCGCAGTGGTTTCTGGCAATGCTGCCAAGTCGCTGGTAACAACAAAACAACCGCTTGCCATTGCTTCCATCACAGCAATACACGAGGTTTCGGAGAAGGTGTTGGGATAGGCTAGTGCTGTAACTGACCGGAGTTCGCGGGCAAGATCTGGTTGTGGGATGGAACCGATGTACTCAACTCCTTCTGTCTCCCGGCACTTGCGGTATAGCACGCCGAACTCAGACTCATCGGCTGCTTGAGCAAACTGATAAACTTTCATGCTCGAAAACACTTTAAGTCTGGTTCCAGGTACTGCTTTGCGAATCCTGGGGAAAACTTCGAGCAGGATATCGAGACCTCGAAAAGGTGTACTTGTGTAGGCAAGAATCGGTGGTTTGGACTTGTGCGCGAGTATGGGGGTGCTATCGGGGAACAGCTTGCCGAAAGCAGGTGCGATCGCGTTGCGTAAAACAAAGCTACGAGTAATATCGATGTTAAATTCCTGATGGAAGCGATCGCGCTGCCAATCGCTCACCATTGCAATTCCATCATAAATATCTCGTTGAGCAGGATTTTGCAACTGCTGCATTACTGGCTGGTTGTGAGCGTGTTGAGTCCAGAGAATTAGCCGAGTATTCTCTCCTATAGAAGACCGGATTTGCACTCCTTCTACTGCAAACTTTAGTACAATCAAAGCTTCTAGGGACTGTAGCAATTGCCCAGACACCTTACTCCAGGGCAGGCACATCACGCCGCGAGACATCCCTGCTATTGAGCTATTGTTCAGTAAAAATACCTCATGTCCCTGTAAGGCCAGTGCTTCAGCGAGGTAACAACAGGCTGACTCAGAACCTCCCAGCGGCACTTGGTAGGCGCTTTCAACGTTGTAGTCGGTACCTGTGAAGTCTGCAAATGCAATTTTCATAAATTTTCCTCCAAAACTAGCTACCCTTTCTCAATTAGAGTTACCACTTGCCGTAATATTTGCTACTTTAAATATTAAATTTCTAAAACTGCCCTTTTTGGCATGGTTCGCTTACCAAACTATCGTTTATAGGGGGTTATACTTAATATATGTATATTTAAATTACATTATTTAACAACATTATTTATTGCTTAAATCTCAACAAATAGCCGCTGACGCAGAATGCTAATAATGTCGTTTTTATCTATTTTAGGCATATTATTAAAATATCTATAATTTCTTCTGGGTATGCTTGGAGATGTCTTGGGTAGCCAAGTGCGGGTCTATTGAGGCTCCAACATAGCATTAAAATACCCAAGCGCGATCGTCGCCATTGCTGTCGGTATCCTAGTCCCACATAAAACCCGAACGGCTCTCTTAGCCCCAAGGGAATGTAGCTAATTCTTTGAGTCTGGGCAGAAACATCTAGAGTTATACTTAAGCCATGTGACTCAGCTTCGCAATCGTTGAATTCATAATATTTTGGCAAGTTTACTGTATACAAGTCGCGTAATTCATTGATGCCGCTTAGGCTAGAAAAGCAAAGACATCAACTTTCGTGTTCGCTCTCCAAACTCACTTGCAGGCAAATTAGAAATTGAGATAGCTGAATTAGAGGAAGACACCGTGCAGTCATTCATTATTATTACCGCTGCCGACGCTAAATACTTTGAACTGGTTCAAGGTACTATTCTGTCTATTAGACAAAAACCACAGGGGCAAAACGCTATTATTGGGTTTTTCGACTTAGGCTGCACTCCAGAACAGCTCCAGTGGCTACAAGGTAAAGTAGATTCAATAAAACAGGCTGATTGGGATTTTAACTTTCCGGCCAGAAATGAGACTCCTGAATATGTGAAGGGGCTATTAGTGCGTCCCTTCTTGCGCCAATACTTCCCCAATTTTGACATCTACTTTTGGATTGATGCCGACGCTTGGGTTCAAAACTGGACAGCGGTTGATTTATTCATTCAAGGAGCCTCACACCGAGGATTAGCAATTGTTCCTGAAATTGACCGAGGTAGCCTACAACAGTATGGGCGTCTACCTCAATCTTGGGAATGGAATTATAACGTTTATAAAGCTAATTTTGGCGAAGAAATAGCAGAAAAGGTATGCAACTATCCTACGTTAAACGCTGGTGTTTTTGCGCTCCATAAAGACGCGCCGCACTGGCAAGCATGGGCGCAGTGGCTCGATCGAGGGCTGCAAGCCGCAGGCTTTGTTTATACAGACCAGCTTGCACTAAATCTAGCAGTTTATTGTGAATTGTTCAACAAAACTGAAATGCTTCCAGCTTGGTGTAACTGGACTTGCCACTATGGTTTGCCAGCTTGGAATAAAAAGGAAGGCTGTCTCGTCGAACCCTACTTGCCTCACACATCTATCGGAATTTTGCACCTAACTGTCGAGAAATATGACCGAGTAAAACTGCGCTCAACTGACAAGGATGAAGTCGAAGTAAATGTACGCTATGCGGAACAATCCCCCGCAAGTTGTGTAGAAATGAACGATTCAATAAGTGGGTCTGGCAAACCGCAAGTAGGGCAGATATTTACACATGAACAGGCAGCATACGAGAATACTGAAACTAGCGGCGGTAGTTTTTTGCCAGTTGGGGATTATGTTTCACCAGGATTGGCAATTATTCAGCCCGATCGTTGTTTCCCCAATATGATTGCTGGCGATCGCAGTAGTTGTGCGTGGCCTTATCTGCGTGGAGAAATCCCCCATAACTGGTATGTAGACAAGCGCTATCCCTTAATTGGATTTGCCAATCGAGATGAAGTTCACATCCTTTACAATACTGCCTTAAAATTTAAGGGAAAGAGAGCCTTAGAAATAGGGTGTTGGCTTGGTTGGTCAGCCTGCCATTTAGCATTAGCAGGAGTTGAGCTAGATGTCATTGTCCCCTTATTAGAAAAACCAGGATTCTACGCAAGTGTAAGGAACTCGCTGGAAGCTGCTGGCGTTCTTAGCCACGTCAATCTCATACCTGGTTATAGCCCTGCGAAGATAGAGGAATTAGCTGTTCATTCTCAAGGCAAGTGGGCATTAATTTTTATTGATGGAAATCACGATGCTCCAGGCCCGCTGAACGATGCGATCGCAGCGGAAAAATTTGCAGAAGACGATGCTATTATCCTTTTTCATGATTTAGCTTCCCCTGATGTAGCCCAAGGCTTAGATTATCTAAAGGGAAAGGGATGGCAAACCATGATATATCAAACAATGCAAATTATGGGCGTTGCATGGCGCGGAAATATTGAACCCCTTAGCCATGAACCTGACCCTAATATAAAATGGCATTTACCAGAACATTTGCAACAACACCCTATTAGTATAGGTAGCAAAGAAAATA
The window above is part of the Microcoleus sp. FACHB-831 genome. Proteins encoded here:
- a CDS encoding type IV pilin-like G/H family protein — its product is MKLDLQAKFLQHLNKKKQDQGFTLIELLVVIIIIGILAAIALPSFLSQANKGKQSEAKTYVGTLNKGQQAYYTENSNFSDTISDLGVGINTSTVNYKYTTDGTTATTIAGNFAISKAKSNFAALKGYAGRVELYPSGSTSEATSVAILCEQKTPAKDTADDPTSGTACNGSQNQVK
- a CDS encoding class I SAM-dependent methyltransferase, with the translated sequence MEKQSAEFIDKIRQQFETSPYPRIPLETSAKKHNKLYIHNLITAYYLRNQQVIDNENKAILDAGCGSGYTSLILAEANPGAKIVGIDISEESIKLARKRLQYHGFDKAEFYALSIDEIPSLGIEFDYINNDEVLYLLPDPVAGLQAMKSVLKRDGIIRTNLHSALERVGLFRAQEVFKMMELMDANPGKDEIELVRETMRSLKDDVLLKQITWRAELEKDDEMILMNHLLQGDKGYSIPEMFSALRAADLEFVSMVDWRSWELMDLFKEPDNLPIFLGLTLPEISIEQRLHLFDLLHPAHRLLDFWCGHPSEDKSFVPVAEWTTEDWLQVGAHLHPQLRTQTFKEDLIARLNNSQLFEMNRHLSVGNKTLLVESTMASCLLPLLEGAQSAVSLAKRYHSLSPLQPVTLEPISEPEAMEAIASLLSRLESFGYVLLERLPPED
- the trxB gene encoding thioredoxin-disulfide reductase; translation: MANATVENLVIIGSGPAGYTAAIYAARANLKPFVFEGFQAGGLPGGQLMTTTEVENFPGFPEGITGPELMDRMKAQAERWGAELVTEDVISVDLSQRPFIVRSEEREVRTHSIVIATGATAKRLGLPSEHDFWSRGISACAICDGATPIFHGAELAVVGGGDSAAEESVYLTKYGSHVHMLVRGEKMRASKAMQDRVLNNPKITVHWNSQPIDVLGENDRMNGVKLLNTKTGEESNLAVKGLFYAVGHKPNTSLFKGQLELDEVGYIVTKHGSVETSIEGVFAAGDVQDHEYRQAITAAGTGCMAAMLAERWLSVNNLIQEYRQQMQTSETPDTPTKPGAEKANLTPEEAFDPNATRHEGGYALRKLYHDSDRLLVVKYVSPNCGPCHTLKPILNKVVDEFDGKIHFVEIDIDKEREIAENGGVTGTPTVQFFKNKDLVAELKGVKQKSQFRQVIEQYL
- a CDS encoding class I SAM-dependent methyltransferase gives rise to the protein MTTDIKKLHLGCGRNILEGWINLDYISLTGVDIVADLDDCRNQKLPFEDNSIDEFLASHLIEHLHNPLPFMEEIHRIAKQDAKAVFRVPYGASDDAFEDPTHVRQYFLNSFQYFEQLAYWRADYGYRGDWLTEKIFLRVEADRHEGETTEEILWQVHTFRNIVKEMIVELRAIKPIREPQKELYIPPKIEIILL
- a CDS encoding glycosyltransferase; protein product: MDKLLDASPKPILSLCMIVKNERENLPRCLASVKSYVDEIIVVDTGSQDNTPEIALKYGAKISYFEWCDDFAAARNYAISQAAGEWILMLDADEELVVKSNNFREKLTYKSKIIAYSLSLKDAYDGAKIIGGWHVRLFRNLTDITYVGRFHEFLKYQNQSISQDQCSYLEESLAILHYGYGKGKLLQKHINRNIPLLESIRQEEGLDLMLLHALAEAYQKTQQMEKVKECYSDAWEKLLPSLLDGTRPQEFRSVTTWAYNLGLEALKQKDYETVRLLCHRGLEWCPNFPPLLQLGGITLAELGFLLGAIPYFERCLQLGQDGSYYKGEPFNPNVMTSHAAYNLGCVYMDMQHWQEALAAFELALSFDANFIAAREKIDKIKEVLDTQA
- a CDS encoding ABC transporter permease — encoded protein: MTLTKRSLPRFLRFSGRPSLSMQMMAVGLVITLMFVLIAIFAPMFQAWGWLQNPLEQLSNPIHEAPSARHWFGTSRQGYDVFSRTLYGSQAALQVVILATALSLVVGVPLGLLSGYVGGRIDRVLLFLMDTIYTLPGLLLSVTLAFVVGRGVLNAAIALSISYIPQYYRVVRNHTASVKTELFIEAAQAMGASTWTVLSRYLFLNVIQSVPVLFTLNAADAILILGSLGFLGLGLPLGTPEWGQDLREALNALPTGIWWTALFPGLALTLMVVGLSLVGEGLSEFVNPRLRRENWNQKSPE
- a CDS encoding glycosyltransferase family 4 protein; amino-acid sequence: MKIAFADFTGTDYNVESAYQVPLGGSESACCYLAEALALQGHEVFLLNNSSIAGMSRGVMCLPWSKVSGQLLQSLEALIVLKFAVEGVQIRSSIGENTRLILWTQHAHNQPVMQQLQNPAQRDIYDGIAMVSDWQRDRFHQEFNIDITRSFVLRNAIAPAFGKLFPDSTPILAHKSKPPILAYTSTPFRGLDILLEVFPRIRKAVPGTRLKVFSSMKVYQFAQAADESEFGVLYRKCRETEGVEYIGSIPQPDLARELRSVTALAYPNTFSETSCIAVMEAMASGCFVVTSDLAALPETTAGFARLIPIEGGWEAYKNRFFEETVQVIRECTAADSTNAESHLRRQVNYVNSEYTWSVRAGKWVEWLSSIQAKTAISADLQQQAYQCLIHGKYSQATTFYEEAIEACPEVMSNYWHLGLTFLLQGQEAQAQATWMLPMMEADTEQVNLWTAEIVQVLQKEATRREAMADYQTAALIEQYIVELTTNSP